The Oscillatoria sp. FACHB-1407 genome window below encodes:
- a CDS encoding MATE family efflux transporter, translating to MMHGSESLLPAVKVDRQGKRCVDYRAILALALPLFLNSGVQAILNLTDSWFIGRLSTDAIAAMGALYFLILVLFTLFGGIGMYAQTLVAQAYGEGQRWRAAQAVWTGCWSALLLLPLFVVLAFSGAEILSLFQLPSTVEQLALDFWIPRLLGGAIAVINLALTAFFNGIGQPVITLGVAVAITGVNIILNEWLMFQVGLGMAGAAWATTLSLSVGMVLLLAIFLSHWMRRRFQSHLVWKPRWQLVRSLLTFGIPLGLLMTSDLTGLALFQIMQVKLGTVEGAATQIVMVLISTAYMPTLGIAQTGTTLVGQSIGAGDLCWAKRVGNVAIALCILYTVTTGVLLALNGSWLVPLFAPSTDTHTEAVIALSQTLLWLAVGYNVFNAINIGSAFCLQGTGDVRLPSLLAILLSWFGFVPLTHILTFASGEGLVNFLPQLGWGVLGGWLAAILFTLTMSSLLLWRWRSEAWQKIGLM from the coding sequence ATGATGCATGGCTCAGAATCATTGCTTCCTGCTGTGAAAGTAGATAGGCAGGGAAAACGCTGTGTGGACTATCGGGCTATTTTGGCATTGGCACTGCCTTTATTTCTCAATAGCGGTGTTCAGGCAATCCTCAATCTCACCGATTCCTGGTTTATTGGACGGCTCTCGACCGATGCGATCGCTGCGATGGGAGCTTTATACTTTCTCATCCTGGTTCTATTTACTCTGTTTGGTGGTATAGGAATGTACGCCCAGACCTTGGTTGCTCAAGCCTATGGAGAAGGTCAACGATGGCGAGCAGCTCAAGCGGTTTGGACAGGTTGCTGGAGCGCATTATTGCTGTTGCCTCTGTTTGTGGTGTTGGCATTCTCTGGAGCGGAAATACTCAGCCTATTCCAGCTACCTTCAACGGTTGAGCAACTGGCATTGGACTTCTGGATACCACGTTTATTAGGAGGAGCGATCGCTGTTATTAATCTTGCACTGACTGCCTTTTTCAACGGCATTGGGCAGCCTGTAATTACTTTGGGAGTTGCAGTCGCGATTACCGGAGTCAATATCATTTTGAATGAATGGTTAATGTTTCAAGTTGGCCTGGGTATGGCAGGAGCAGCATGGGCAACGACACTGTCATTGTCTGTTGGCATGGTACTTCTTCTAGCAATATTTCTCAGTCATTGGATGCGTCGTCGCTTTCAATCTCACTTAGTTTGGAAACCACGCTGGCAGCTGGTTCGTTCTCTATTAACCTTTGGAATACCTTTGGGATTGTTAATGACCTCCGATTTAACGGGACTTGCTCTGTTTCAAATCATGCAGGTCAAGTTAGGCACCGTGGAAGGAGCCGCCACTCAAATTGTTATGGTGCTCATTTCAACAGCGTATATGCCTACGTTAGGAATTGCACAAACGGGGACAACGCTAGTGGGACAATCAATCGGAGCCGGAGACCTGTGCTGGGCAAAACGAGTTGGCAACGTGGCGATCGCACTCTGTATTTTGTACACCGTCACAACCGGTGTATTGCTTGCACTCAATGGATCGTGGCTCGTACCATTGTTTGCTCCATCAACTGATACCCATACTGAAGCAGTAATTGCCTTAAGTCAAACCTTGCTTTGGTTGGCGGTGGGGTACAACGTATTCAATGCAATCAATATTGGAAGTGCGTTTTGTCTTCAGGGAACTGGAGACGTTAGATTACCCAGTCTGCTTGCGATTCTCCTGAGTTGGTTTGGCTTTGTCCCATTAACTCACATTCTGACGTTTGCCTCTGGAGAGGGGCTGGTCAATTTCCTGCCACAACTGGGGTGGGGTGTTTTGGGTGGTTGGCTTGCTGCGATCTTATTCACGCTAACAATGAGTTCGCTTTTATTGTGGCGCTGGCGATCAGAGGCTTGGCAAAAAATTGGACTGATGTAG
- a CDS encoding flavin monoamine oxidase family protein, whose protein sequence is MNGNDKVFLPRFSRRWLLQGIALASGVTLTSRCPRIGAANARTPQTTTKATNLLNELEAVPNPRQSLKVVILGAGMAGLCAAYELEKRGHTCVILEAERSHIGGRVRTLRFENGLYGEVGASRVSKRHHLTHHYIRECGLQLRPYVMSNSEGYYYLRGQRIRVRDAANLSRIYNLSGSESGLTPDDVLGTIIGSRLAQLTEPEKAEIFAEQIHSAAVREMDEQFMLQWCKTSGFSDAAIEMMAAANGFLGDVMYFSALSFIRVGENYDEMEEIVGGSDRLPTALADKLKSKPKMGCEVISLERDDAAQKAAAVYLEGGTIQREEGDFVLCTIPFPVLSRLDTPFSAAKQRAIRNLSYDSATKVLAVTSSRFWETDDGIYGGSTASDLPISTLYYPSDNAQTKDSTISNNPSVLLAAYTMGSQARRLANLPLQERHRIVQQNLAKIHPQVNQSDMIRQMESWSWDDHPWSLGAWAMMKPYQQTSLYADVIAPEGRIYFAGEHTSTNQAWMQSALESSLKAVKEILVAAQ, encoded by the coding sequence ATGAACGGAAATGATAAAGTTTTTCTACCCCGATTCAGCCGCCGTTGGCTCTTACAGGGAATTGCCCTAGCAAGTGGTGTAACTCTCACATCTCGATGTCCTCGTATTGGAGCAGCGAATGCAAGAACTCCTCAGACCACGACTAAGGCTACTAATCTGCTCAATGAATTAGAAGCTGTTCCTAATCCTCGCCAGTCTTTGAAAGTCGTCATTCTGGGAGCAGGAATGGCAGGACTTTGTGCAGCTTACGAATTGGAAAAACGAGGGCATACTTGCGTCATCTTGGAAGCAGAACGCAGCCACATTGGAGGACGAGTTCGCACCTTGCGCTTTGAGAACGGTTTGTATGGTGAGGTCGGAGCATCACGAGTTTCCAAGCGTCATCACCTGACCCATCACTACATTCGTGAATGTGGGCTGCAACTTCGCCCCTATGTGATGAGCAATTCCGAAGGATACTACTATCTGCGCGGTCAGCGCATACGAGTTAGGGATGCAGCAAATTTGAGTCGCATCTACAATCTGAGTGGTTCGGAAAGCGGGTTAACACCAGATGACGTTTTAGGAACTATTATTGGGAGTCGTCTTGCTCAATTGACTGAACCGGAAAAGGCTGAGATCTTTGCAGAGCAAATTCACAGTGCAGCCGTCCGCGAGATGGATGAACAGTTCATGCTTCAGTGGTGCAAAACATCTGGGTTTTCAGATGCTGCGATTGAAATGATGGCAGCAGCTAACGGCTTTCTGGGAGACGTGATGTACTTCTCCGCCCTTAGCTTTATTCGTGTGGGTGAAAACTACGACGAGATGGAGGAAATCGTTGGTGGTAGCGATCGCCTCCCTACTGCTCTAGCAGATAAGCTCAAATCGAAGCCGAAAATGGGCTGTGAAGTAATTAGTCTAGAGCGAGACGATGCAGCACAGAAGGCAGCAGCCGTTTATTTAGAAGGGGGTACAATCCAGAGGGAAGAAGGAGATTTTGTGCTTTGTACAATTCCTTTTCCGGTTCTATCTCGGTTGGATACGCCTTTTTCTGCTGCTAAACAGCGAGCCATTCGCAACTTATCTTATGACTCTGCCACCAAAGTGCTAGCCGTTACAAGCAGTCGTTTTTGGGAAACAGATGATGGGATCTATGGAGGTAGCACAGCGAGTGATTTACCTATTTCTACGCTCTACTATCCCTCAGATAATGCACAGACAAAAGACTCCACAATCTCTAACAATCCATCTGTGCTGCTGGCTGCTTACACAATGGGCAGTCAAGCGCGTCGGTTAGCCAACCTACCCCTACAGGAACGTCATCGAATCGTTCAACAGAATCTCGCTAAGATTCATCCTCAGGTTAATCAAAGTGACATGATTCGGCAGATGGAGAGTTGGAGTTGGGACGATCACCCTTGGAGCTTAGGGGCTTGGGCAATGATGAAGCCTTATCAGCAAACGAGCTTATACGCAGATGTGATCGCTCCAGAGGGACGTATCTATTTTGCAGGAGAACACACCTCAACCAATCAAGCTTGGATGCAGAGTGCGCTGGAATCCTCTCTTAAGGCAGTTAAGGAAATACTGGTAGCCGCTCAATGA
- a CDS encoding FMN-dependent NADH-azoreductase: MTHILHLDSSPRGSRSVSRSLTKEFVAGWLQSHPSDRITYRDIGKYPVPPVDEAWIAASFSKSEPLASELTNALRVSDELIDELLIADRYVFGIPMYNFSVPANFKAYIDQIVRVERTFTPNWQGLVTNKKMLIITTRGGSYFNAPSSKQLDFQEPYLRAIFEFVGITDITFIHAENLTMGDEARERSLTTARTAIQSLISAW, translated from the coding sequence ATGACTCATATTTTGCATCTTGACTCCAGTCCTAGAGGGAGTCGTTCCGTTTCGCGGTCGTTAACAAAAGAGTTTGTTGCTGGTTGGCTTCAATCGCACCCAAGCGATCGCATCACCTATCGTGACATTGGTAAATACCCAGTTCCACCTGTTGACGAGGCATGGATTGCTGCGTCGTTCAGCAAGTCTGAGCCATTAGCATCTGAACTTACGAATGCTTTAAGAGTTTCAGACGAGTTGATTGATGAGCTGTTAATTGCCGATCGCTATGTCTTTGGAATTCCCATGTACAACTTCAGTGTTCCGGCTAATTTCAAAGCCTATATCGACCAGATTGTGCGAGTAGAGCGCACGTTCACTCCGAATTGGCAAGGGTTAGTGACAAACAAAAAAATGCTGATCATTACGACACGAGGTGGAAGTTACTTCAATGCCCCATCCTCAAAGCAGCTTGACTTTCAGGAACCCTACCTGCGAGCTATTTTTGAATTCGTTGGGATTACGGATATTACCTTTATCCATGCTGAAAATTTAACGATGGGAGATGAAGCTAGAGAGCGATCGCTGACCACTGCACGAACAGCAATTCAATCTCTTATTTCAGCTTGGTAA
- a CDS encoding helix-turn-helix transcriptional regulator translates to MAINFTRDSEVLQVFPSSSLLSSQPGQWNGIHLSYYQHPPHEIPETVSSQHLILVHLEIPTQAEQRLDAKFQADQFQVGDILIVPAHTPHYARWDTEHRYLILSLEPTTFLSAVQSTEKWDRAELLPHFATADPLVHGIGLALKAELESNSLGGRLYTDSLSTTLLTHLLRHYTGSKPILPAQEGGLPTYRLRQVIEYIDAYLDRDLTLAELAAVAQISPNYFTQLFKQSTGLTPHQYVIQRRVEWAKRLLIEGKLAIADVALQVGFAHQSHFNRHFKRWVGVTPKVFLNDQ, encoded by the coding sequence GTGGCAATCAACTTCACTAGAGACAGTGAGGTTTTGCAGGTTTTTCCCTCTAGTTCACTCCTCTCAAGTCAGCCAGGGCAATGGAATGGGATTCATCTGAGCTATTATCAGCACCCTCCCCATGAGATTCCTGAAACTGTATCTAGTCAGCACTTGATTCTGGTTCACCTGGAGATTCCAACGCAGGCTGAACAGAGACTAGATGCAAAATTTCAAGCAGATCAGTTTCAGGTTGGCGACATTCTGATTGTTCCAGCCCACACACCTCACTACGCCCGCTGGGATACAGAGCATCGCTATCTGATTCTTAGTCTTGAACCAACCACATTTCTCAGCGCGGTGCAGTCAACGGAGAAATGGGATAGGGCTGAACTGCTGCCTCATTTTGCTACGGCTGATCCGTTAGTTCACGGAATTGGATTGGCCCTGAAAGCTGAGCTGGAGTCAAACAGTTTAGGTGGACGGCTTTATACAGACTCTCTCAGCACCACGCTATTGACCCATTTGCTTCGCCATTACACGGGGTCAAAACCCATACTGCCAGCCCAAGAGGGTGGATTACCAACTTATCGGTTACGCCAGGTGATCGAATATATTGATGCTTATCTCGATCGCGACTTGACGCTAGCTGAGCTTGCGGCTGTCGCCCAGATAAGTCCCAATTATTTTACCCAGCTTTTTAAGCAATCAACTGGACTCACACCCCATCAATATGTGATTCAGCGTCGAGTCGAGTGGGCAAAGCGATTATTAATCGAGGGTAAGTTGGCGATCGCAGATGTTGCGCTTCAGGTTGGATTTGCCCATCAAAGTCATTTCAATCGCCACTTCAAACGTTGGGTTGGAGTCACGCCAAAGGTCTTTCTCAACGACCAGTGA
- a CDS encoding helix-turn-helix transcriptional regulator translates to MTNSLQALFQAIAQAQDETELKQPIMAILGEYFAATRWGLSFLDQFPIVDANTPGMLKLALSVDYNPILRYLIQRHAVVHEEMILPHGMWQTICPRPDHGHVMLGPIISRSQLVGGIGFTRHQDSPPFNAENLADLSALCLHLSTRLAELRAASQILQGAQSVIHLNRDRATSPIENRLTPRERQIADLVAQGLTNAQIGTALWITEHSVKQALKRMFRKLEISSRAELAARLTKPSIAVNH, encoded by the coding sequence ATGACAAATTCCTTACAGGCTTTGTTTCAAGCGATCGCCCAAGCACAGGACGAAACGGAGTTGAAACAGCCAATTATGGCGATATTGGGTGAATATTTTGCAGCAACTCGCTGGGGATTGAGCTTTCTCGACCAGTTTCCTATAGTTGATGCAAACACACCAGGAATGCTGAAATTAGCGCTATCTGTAGACTACAATCCTATACTGCGCTATCTGATTCAACGACATGCTGTCGTCCATGAGGAAATGATTTTGCCTCATGGAATGTGGCAAACGATTTGCCCTCGTCCTGATCATGGACATGTCATGTTGGGTCCAATTATCAGCCGCAGTCAACTGGTTGGTGGAATCGGCTTTACCCGCCATCAAGATTCACCTCCCTTTAATGCAGAGAATCTGGCAGACCTGAGCGCTCTCTGTCTGCATCTATCGACGCGGTTGGCGGAATTGCGTGCTGCTTCGCAGATACTGCAAGGGGCGCAGTCGGTTATTCACTTAAATCGCGATCGCGCAACCTCTCCCATAGAAAATCGCTTGACTCCACGGGAAAGGCAAATTGCTGATTTGGTTGCTCAAGGACTCACGAATGCCCAGATTGGCACTGCTTTATGGATTACTGAACATTCTGTGAAGCAAGCCTTAAAGCGAATGTTTCGTAAACTAGAGATTTCATCTCGTGCTGAGCTAGCAGCAAGACTTACAAAACCAAGCATTGCAGTTAACCATTAA
- a CDS encoding DUF6010 family protein — translation MIDFATASYLWIAIVKAVLVALISIVSASCMKEPGRQKLMAIVLGLAAGVYLDGGFVFWEFPFAIAVVVCAYKGLHWYPAIGIGWLLHTGWDILHHAAHKPLIGFLPTSSLECAITDAILAAWLFASAPDVREWLWKRTSEIVE, via the coding sequence ATGATTGACTTCGCAACTGCTTCTTATCTATGGATCGCTATTGTTAAGGCTGTGCTTGTGGCGCTCATCTCTATTGTTTCAGCTTCATGTATGAAGGAGCCAGGGCGGCAAAAGCTCATGGCGATTGTACTGGGTTTGGCTGCGGGTGTTTATTTAGATGGAGGGTTCGTATTCTGGGAGTTTCCCTTTGCTATTGCAGTTGTGGTGTGTGCCTACAAAGGATTGCACTGGTATCCTGCTATTGGTATAGGCTGGCTTCTCCATACAGGTTGGGATATTCTCCACCATGCGGCACATAAGCCGCTGATTGGTTTCTTGCCTACCTCATCGCTTGAATGTGCCATCACGGATGCAATTCTTGCGGCATGGCTTTTTGCAAGTGCGCCTGACGTAAGAGAGTGGTTATGGAAACGCACGAGTGAAATAGTGGAGTGA
- a CDS encoding IS1 family transposase, translating into MSTAPLVCPTCNSTHVVRNGKIHNGKQNFKCRECSRQFVQDPQNKIIDQATKTLIDKLLLEKIPLAGIARVVDGSEPWLQSYVNEKYQNVLQQVNVRVKKRALNHPVRWDVVVCGQQRQQAVDLVGIRCRNARTRRGIHR; encoded by the coding sequence ATGTCAACTGCTCCGCTTGTTTGTCCTACCTGCAACTCTACTCATGTTGTCAGGAATGGCAAAATTCATAACGGTAAACAGAATTTTAAGTGCCGTGAATGCAGTAGGCAGTTTGTGCAAGACCCGCAAAACAAAATCATTGACCAAGCCACTAAAACTCTGATTGATAAACTGCTGTTGGAGAAGATTCCCTTAGCTGGCATTGCCAGAGTCGTTGATGGTTCAGAGCCTTGGCTCCAGAGTTACGTCAATGAAAAATATCAGAATGTGCTCCAACAGGTAAACGTACGGGTTAAAAAAAGGGCGCTTAACCATCCAGTACGGTGGGATGTGGTCGTTTGTGGACAGCAAAGACAACAAGCAGTGGATTTAGTTGGTATTAGATGTCGAAACGCGAGAACTCGTCGGGGTATACATAGGTGA
- a CDS encoding helix-turn-helix domain-containing protein — MNRAKPITVNAAHDESVLKVLPGLPVLSSQAASWNGIQLAHQHFLAAFETPEHCFPQHFITIHLNHAPIEKERMVNGEFQCDRFRAGDICLTPATAPVSVRLQDACEILQLYLEPALVVRLMADVANMDGLELVPQFKLNDPLIYQIGITLKTKLETTGVWDRLYTEAMAMAISAQLIQHYSIQPLKVRHYSDGLSQARLQQAIEYIHAYAAENPSVTEIAQRVRMSPFYFSRLFKQSTGLTPHQYLIQCRVEQAKQLLKTTNLSISTVATQVGFVDQSHLTRHFKRQVGVPPSQFRA; from the coding sequence ATGAATAGAGCAAAACCTATCACTGTTAACGCGGCTCACGACGAATCGGTTTTAAAGGTGCTTCCAGGGCTGCCAGTTCTTTCGAGTCAAGCTGCCTCATGGAACGGAATTCAACTGGCGCATCAGCATTTTCTCGCTGCCTTTGAAACACCTGAACATTGTTTTCCTCAACACTTCATCACCATTCATCTGAATCACGCTCCCATTGAGAAGGAGCGAATGGTCAATGGAGAGTTCCAATGCGATCGCTTTAGAGCAGGTGATATTTGCTTGACTCCCGCAACTGCGCCTGTGTCAGTTCGCTTACAAGATGCTTGTGAAATTCTTCAACTGTATCTTGAGCCTGCGTTAGTGGTTCGATTGATGGCTGATGTGGCAAACATGGATGGTTTGGAATTGGTGCCGCAGTTTAAGTTAAATGATCCACTCATTTATCAGATTGGCATTACACTGAAAACGAAGCTGGAGACAACTGGAGTATGGGATCGCCTCTACACCGAGGCAATGGCGATGGCAATCTCGGCGCAATTAATCCAGCATTACTCGATACAACCTCTCAAGGTTCGTCACTACAGCGATGGATTGTCGCAAGCACGACTTCAGCAGGCGATCGAATACATTCATGCATATGCCGCAGAGAATCCCAGCGTTACTGAAATCGCTCAACGGGTTAGGATGAGTCCTTTTTACTTCAGTCGGTTGTTCAAGCAATCGACCGGACTCACACCGCATCAATATCTGATTCAATGTCGGGTTGAGCAAGCAAAACAGCTCTTAAAAACCACCAATTTGTCGATCTCGACTGTTGCCACTCAAGTTGGTTTTGTCGATCAAAGTCACCTGACTCGCCATTTCAAACGCCAAGTTGGGGTGCCGCCCAGTCAGTTTCGTGCTTAG
- a CDS encoding isochorismatase family protein codes for MSSATTPSTNIHTPYPNRLNVDNAAMLLIDHQEGFFGGIKSIDTAELRNNIIALGKLAKVLNLPTVLTSSFAQGINGSIIPELLGLFPDLPIINRHLVNAWADPDYVAAVKATGRKKLIMSALTTDVCLVFPAIDAAKEGFEVYAVLDASGAWSKRAEDACVLRMNNAGVVMTTWVSVAAELLHDHLGPYKQAVQGVFDEHLFGYSAEGKDTDAVLQPA; via the coding sequence ATGAGCAGCGCCACCACTCCTAGCACCAACATTCACACGCCATATCCCAATCGCCTCAATGTTGACAATGCAGCCATGCTGCTGATTGACCATCAAGAAGGCTTTTTTGGCGGCATCAAGTCAATCGATACGGCTGAGTTGCGAAATAACATCATTGCGCTGGGAAAACTGGCGAAGGTTCTCAATCTGCCCACCGTGCTAACCAGCAGCTTTGCTCAGGGCATCAATGGCTCAATCATTCCCGAATTGCTGGGGTTGTTTCCCGATTTACCTATCATCAACCGTCATCTAGTCAATGCTTGGGCTGACCCCGACTACGTTGCGGCAGTCAAAGCGACCGGACGCAAAAAACTGATTATGTCTGCTTTGACAACCGATGTGTGCCTCGTCTTTCCGGCCATTGATGCTGCCAAAGAAGGGTTTGAGGTGTATGCTGTTCTTGATGCGTCGGGTGCTTGGAGCAAACGGGCTGAGGATGCCTGTGTGCTAAGGATGAATAATGCAGGTGTAGTCATGACTACCTGGGTTTCAGTTGCAGCAGAACTGTTGCATGATCACCTAGGTCCATACAAACAAGCTGTTCAAGGTGTGTTTGATGAGCACCTGTTTGGTTACAGTGCTGAAGGCAAGGACACTGATGCAGTGTTGCAACCTGCTTAG
- a CDS encoding isochorismatase family protein, with protein sequence MWPQLLELFPDQTPIERTSINSWEDTKLAEVERIGRKKLVIAALWTEVCLVFPAIQAIEAGYEVYFVVDASGGTSQVAHDMAVQRLIQAGAVLSPGNRCC encoded by the coding sequence ATGTGGCCCCAACTGCTAGAACTCTTCCCCGACCAAACCCCGATCGAACGCACCAGCATTAACTCCTGGGAAGACACTAAATTGGCAGAAGTCGAGCGCATCGGACGCAAGAAGTTGGTGATTGCGGCACTGTGGACAGAGGTGTGTCTGGTCTTTCCAGCGATTCAAGCGATCGAAGCGGGTTACGAAGTTTACTTCGTGGTTGATGCTTCTGGTGGCACATCTCAAGTCGCTCATGACATGGCAGTGCAGCGGTTGATTCAAGCGGGTGCTGTACTGTCACCTGGCAACAGGTGCTGCTAG
- a CDS encoding NERD domain-containing protein, with the protein MENYPYDLLRDPPPLFQEHGFDNSRDLTWEKTERTNLGRVIGRVYYIRGIPPSFLTAYSRWLKQLPGSLLSDSGANKYYALTLSVFLLGGLVCWSTVEWLLFQKWLQKRQTKQENDRMLRELVNLRQQLQGKLSQISTLIAEREQYAMELSNYQKSETQRIKELEAAITQVENQRALKSSTNLFDQKMSELQHEILRREAAITKLERAIKQQKQNEVRDAEVLATAQRRLQALVEQQAQAQQKLEEYDHSCKQLQDELARQQQEKQKTTTLAEMLRKQLQEAEQKILEAQQKQSAMEQSLAELSRQKVQDDQKLKALEKKIAETREEQDDLTMNKFEQLVGQYLKATPQHQSGQWRSLGGLDVSRRKYTRQVTDHIVIASACVFVIEAKCYQGNIRAEGDAKRTAWFMQKVSGIKIPVKCGRRRNPYEQLHSYVDNVRDKFDQSGAQEKIWVYGIVVFDTGADVSEVSSQIDGFYRITTLDNLLQIIEEIETERNRYTQGKNKLSPKEIEDLLCGRPLLKAA; encoded by the coding sequence TTGGAAAATTACCCCTATGATCTTTTAAGAGATCCACCTCCATTATTTCAGGAACATGGGTTTGATAACTCTCGCGATTTGACGTGGGAGAAAACAGAAAGAACCAATTTAGGGCGTGTGATCGGTCGCGTCTACTATATTCGTGGCATTCCCCCCAGCTTCTTAACTGCTTACAGCCGCTGGCTCAAGCAGCTTCCGGGTAGTCTCCTCAGTGACAGCGGAGCAAACAAGTATTACGCCCTGACGCTCAGTGTTTTTCTGCTCGGTGGCTTGGTATGTTGGAGTACTGTAGAGTGGCTACTGTTTCAAAAGTGGCTACAAAAACGACAGACAAAACAAGAAAATGACCGGATGCTGCGAGAACTAGTTAACTTACGGCAGCAACTACAAGGCAAACTGAGCCAAATTAGTACTTTGATCGCAGAACGAGAACAATATGCGATGGAATTGTCAAACTATCAAAAAAGTGAAACCCAACGGATTAAGGAATTAGAAGCTGCAATCACTCAAGTTGAAAATCAACGTGCTCTAAAGAGTTCAACCAATCTCTTCGATCAGAAGATGAGTGAGTTGCAGCATGAGATTTTACGACGAGAAGCTGCGATTACAAAGTTAGAGCGAGCTATTAAACAGCAAAAGCAAAATGAGGTAAGGGATGCAGAAGTTTTAGCGACTGCGCAAAGGCGGCTCCAAGCTTTAGTAGAGCAGCAAGCTCAAGCGCAGCAGAAGCTAGAGGAGTACGACCATAGTTGCAAACAACTGCAAGATGAATTGGCACGACAACAACAGGAAAAACAGAAAACTACTACCCTTGCAGAGATGCTTCGCAAACAATTGCAAGAGGCAGAACAGAAGATTCTTGAGGCTCAACAAAAACAGTCTGCAATGGAGCAATCGTTAGCTGAGCTGAGCCGCCAAAAGGTACAAGATGATCAGAAACTCAAGGCTCTTGAAAAGAAGATTGCTGAAACAAGAGAAGAGCAGGATGATCTAACGATGAACAAGTTTGAGCAATTGGTTGGGCAATATCTCAAGGCAACTCCTCAGCACCAGTCGGGGCAGTGGCGAAGCTTAGGTGGACTAGATGTTAGCCGTCGTAAATATACACGTCAAGTCACTGATCATATCGTGATTGCAAGTGCTTGTGTCTTTGTAATCGAAGCGAAATGTTATCAGGGGAACATTCGAGCTGAAGGAGATGCCAAACGAACAGCATGGTTTATGCAAAAGGTATCAGGTATCAAAATTCCAGTTAAGTGCGGGCGGAGACGAAATCCCTATGAACAATTGCATAGTTACGTGGATAATGTTCGTGACAAGTTCGATCAATCTGGAGCTCAAGAAAAAATTTGGGTTTATGGCATTGTAGTTTTTGATACGGGAGCAGATGTTAGTGAAGTGAGCAGTCAAATTGATGGGTTCTATCGCATTACAACTTTAGATAATTTGCTTCAAATAATCGAAGAGATTGAAACTGAGCGTAATCGCTACACTCAAGGAAAAAATAAGCTATCTCCTAAAGAGATTGAGGATTTGCTTTGCGGTCGCCCCTTACTGAAGGCAGCTTGA
- a CDS encoding calcium-binding protein, whose amino-acid sequence MATGTIGNDVLFGTIGNDFIDSSLGNDSVNGDIGDDVIYGDFGDDVIEGGSGNDLIYGDDVLELASGDDSLTGGAGDDLILGGIGADIIDGGADDDILDGGADDDTVNGGSGSDLILGDVGDDLLDGGSGNDSILGEDGSDRLFGRSGNDILLGGSDMDSLQGGSGDDSLYGGGDMDILVGGTGADFLSGGGSSDTLFGGQGSDTLLGGLGENIFALERGAGIDEIRDFSIFNDQLGLTGNLNANNLTLTQVGRNTLVSYGTDSLAVLLNVQSSTLTTANFTVV is encoded by the coding sequence ATGGCTACTGGAACAATTGGTAATGATGTTTTGTTCGGTACAATTGGTAATGATTTCATTGACAGTAGTTTAGGCAATGACTCTGTCAATGGTGATATTGGTGATGACGTTATTTATGGTGATTTTGGCGATGATGTCATTGAAGGAGGATCAGGGAATGACTTGATCTACGGCGATGATGTGTTGGAGCTAGCCAGTGGTGATGACAGCCTCACAGGTGGTGCAGGAGATGATTTGATTCTGGGTGGTATTGGTGCTGACATCATTGATGGTGGTGCTGATGACGATATCCTGGATGGCGGTGCTGATGACGATACTGTGAATGGTGGGTCAGGCAGTGACTTAATCCTGGGGGATGTCGGTGATGACCTGTTAGATGGTGGTTCGGGAAACGATTCTATCTTGGGAGAAGATGGGAGCGATCGCCTGTTTGGTCGTTCAGGGAATGATATCCTGCTGGGTGGTAGCGATATGGACTCACTGCAAGGGGGTTCCGGTGACGACAGCCTCTATGGTGGTGGTGACATGGATATCCTTGTCGGAGGCACGGGTGCAGACTTTCTCTCTGGTGGAGGAAGCAGCGACACGCTCTTTGGCGGGCAAGGCAGTGATACCTTACTAGGTGGCTTGGGTGAAAACATCTTTGCGTTAGAACGTGGTGCAGGGATTGATGAAATCCGTGACTTTAGTATCTTTAACGATCAGCTTGGTCTGACGGGTAACTTAAATGCCAACAACCTGACCTTGACTCAAGTTGGGCGTAACACGTTGGTTAGCTATGGCACTGATAGCCTGGCAGTTCTACTCAATGTGCAATCATCCACTCTAACCACTGCAAATTTCACAGTTGTCTAA